The following are encoded in a window of Heteronotia binoei isolate CCM8104 ecotype False Entrance Well chromosome 9, APGP_CSIRO_Hbin_v1, whole genome shotgun sequence genomic DNA:
- the LOC132577315 gene encoding alcohol dehydrogenase 1A-like isoform X2 translates to MNAAGKVIKCKAAVAWEIKKPLVIEQIEVAPPKAHEVRIKILASGICRTDDHVLSGAFTVPLPMVLGHEAAGVVESVGEGVTCVKPGDHVIPLFVPQCGNCNPCRSTRGNLCSKNDISHVRGLMPDGTSRFTCKGKNLHHFISTSTFTEYTVVHETAVVKIDDDAPLEKVCLIGCGFSTGYGAAVQTAKVEHGSTCAVFGLGGVGLSAVMGCKAAGASRIFAVDINPKKFPKALEVGATECVNPLDYKKPINEVLFNLTDGEGVDYSFEVIGRMDTMAAALASCHENYGTSVIVGVAPSGSEICFNPMLLFTGRTWKGSVFGGWKSKNAVPRLVSDFIEKKFVLDPLISHTLPFDKINEGFELLRSGNSIRTVLMF, encoded by the exons GTCATTAAATGCAAAGCAGCTGTTGCTTGGGAGATTAAGAAACCCCTTGTCATTGAGCAAATCGAAGTAGCTCCCCCAAAGGCTCATGAAGTCCGCATTAAG ATTTTGGCCTCAGGAATTTGTCGCACAGATGACCACGTCCTCAGCGGTGCATTTACTGTACCTCTTCCAATGGTTTTGGGTCATGAAGCAGCAGGAGTTGTGGAGAGTGTTGGAGAGGGAGTAACTTGTGTGAAGCCAG GAGACCACGTTATCCCTCTCTTTGTCCCACAGTGTGGAAACTGCAACCCTTGCCGAAGTACCAGAGGCAACCTTTGTTCCAAAAATGA CATTAGTCATGTTCGTGGATTGATGCCTGATGGCACCAGCAGGTTTACTTGCAAAGGGAAGAACCTTCACCATTTCATTAGCACCAGCACCTTCACAGAATACACAGTGGTGCATGAGACTGCAGTGGTCAAAATTGATGATGATGCCCCTCTTGAAAAAGTGTGTCTGATCGGCTGTGGATTTTCCACTGGTTATGGAGCAGCTGTTCAAACAGCCAAG GTGGAACATGGTTCTACCTGTGCTGTCTTCGGCTTAGGAGGAGTTGGTCTCTCAGCTGTCATGGGATGCAAGGCTGCAGGAGCTTCTCGGATCTTTGCAGTTGACATCAATCCAAAAAAATTTCCTAAAGCTCTGGAGGTGGGAGCCACTGAGTGTGTCAATCCTTTAGATTACAAGAAGCCCATCAATGAAGTACTGTTCAATTTGACAGATGGTGAAGGTGTAGACTATTCCTTTGAAGTGATTGGACGCATGGATACCATG GCTGCTGCCTTGGCTTCCTGCCATGAGAACTATGGAACCAGTGTAATTGTGGGTGTAGCTCCTTCAGGATCTGAGATCTGCTTTAACCCAATGCTTCTTTTCACTGGCCGTACTTGGAAAGGATCTGTGTTTGGAG GCTGGAAGAGTAAAAACGCTGTCCCTAGACTGGTTTCTGATTTCATTGAGAAGAAATTTGTTCTGGATCCATTAATATCTCACACTTTACCTTTCGATAAAATCAATGAAGGATTTGAACTGCTCCGATCAGGCAATAG CATCCGCactgtgctgatgttttaa
- the LOC132577315 gene encoding alcohol dehydrogenase 1A-like isoform X1 — translation MNAAGKVIKCKAAVAWEIKKPLVIEQIEVAPPKAHEVRIKILASGICRTDDHVLSGAFTVPLPMVLGHEAAGVVESVGEGVTCVKPGDHVIPLFVPQCGNCNPCRSTRGNLCSKNDISHVRGLMPDGTSRFTCKGKNLHHFISTSTFTEYTVVHETAVVKIDDDAPLEKVCLIGCGFSTGYGAAVQTAKVEHGSTCAVFGLGGVGLSAVMGCKAAGASRIFAVDINPKKFPKALEVGATECVNPLDYKKPINEVLFNLTDGEGVDYSFEVIGRMDTMAAALASCHENYGTSVIVGVAPSGSEICFNPMLLFTGRTWKGSVFGGWKSKDAIPKLVSDFIGKKFILDPLITHTYPFEKINEGFELLRSGKSIRTVLTF, via the exons GTCATTAAATGCAAAGCAGCTGTTGCTTGGGAGATTAAGAAACCCCTTGTCATTGAGCAAATCGAAGTAGCTCCCCCAAAGGCTCATGAAGTCCGCATTAAG ATTTTGGCCTCAGGAATTTGTCGCACAGATGACCACGTCCTCAGCGGTGCATTTACTGTACCTCTTCCAATGGTTTTGGGTCATGAAGCAGCAGGAGTTGTGGAGAGTGTTGGAGAGGGAGTAACTTGTGTGAAGCCAG GAGACCACGTTATCCCTCTCTTTGTCCCACAGTGTGGAAACTGCAACCCTTGCCGAAGTACCAGAGGCAACCTTTGTTCCAAAAATGA CATTAGTCATGTTCGTGGATTGATGCCTGATGGCACCAGCAGGTTTACTTGCAAAGGGAAGAACCTTCACCATTTCATTAGCACCAGCACCTTCACAGAATACACAGTGGTGCATGAGACTGCAGTGGTCAAAATTGATGATGATGCCCCTCTTGAAAAAGTGTGTCTGATCGGCTGTGGATTTTCCACTGGTTATGGAGCAGCTGTTCAAACAGCCAAG GTGGAACATGGTTCTACCTGTGCTGTCTTCGGCTTAGGAGGAGTTGGTCTCTCAGCTGTCATGGGATGCAAGGCTGCAGGAGCTTCTCGGATCTTTGCAGTTGACATCAATCCAAAAAAATTTCCTAAAGCTCTGGAGGTGGGAGCCACTGAGTGTGTCAATCCTTTAGATTACAAGAAGCCCATCAATGAAGTACTGTTCAATTTGACAGATGGTGAAGGTGTAGACTATTCCTTTGAAGTGATTGGACGCATGGATACCATG GCTGCTGCCTTGGCTTCCTGCCATGAGAACTATGGAACCAGTGTAATTGTGGGTGTAGCTCCTTCAGGATCTGAGATCTGCTTTAACCCAATGCTTCTTTTCACTGGCCGTACTTGGAAAGGATCTGTGTTTGGAG GCTGGAAGAGCAAAGATGCTATTCCTAAATTGGTTTCTGACTTCATCGGGAAGAAATTCATTTTGGATCCATTAATTACTCACACTTATCCTTTTGAGAAAATCAATGAAGGGTTTGAACTGCTCCGGTCCGGAAAGAG CATCCGTACTGTCTTGACGTTTTAA